The Shewanella sp. MTB7 genome includes a window with the following:
- the ribA gene encoding GTP cyclohydrolase II codes for MSIKYVASSTLPTSWGVFDMHGFEDTETGKEHVALTFGVLDAGLPTLGRIHSECLTGDALFSLRCDCGFQLQTAMQNIAEAGQGFILYLRQEGRGIGLLNKIRAYELQDQGANTVEANEKLGFAADMRKYDMILPMMEKIGINQVRLMTNNPRKVQAMQELGIKVVERIPLQVGKNRYNEAYLKTKSTELGHMMSEHYFAVDGDS; via the coding sequence ATGTCGATTAAGTATGTCGCTTCTTCAACGTTACCCACCTCTTGGGGTGTGTTTGATATGCATGGTTTTGAAGATACAGAGACAGGTAAAGAGCATGTGGCACTGACATTTGGTGTTCTCGATGCTGGGCTCCCTACGTTAGGCCGAATTCATTCCGAATGTTTAACAGGTGATGCACTGTTTAGTTTACGTTGCGACTGTGGTTTTCAGTTGCAAACTGCAATGCAGAATATTGCGGAAGCAGGACAAGGTTTTATTCTTTATCTACGTCAAGAGGGACGTGGTATTGGTTTGTTGAATAAAATCCGCGCTTATGAGTTACAAGATCAAGGTGCAAATACCGTAGAAGCTAATGAAAAATTAGGCTTTGCCGCTGATATGCGTAAATACGATATGATTTTACCTATGATGGAAAAGATAGGTATTAATCAAGTCAGACTAATGACAAATAATCCGCGCAAGGTGCAGGCGATGCAGGAGTTAGGGATTAAGGTTGTTGAGCGCATTCCTTTACAGGTCGGTAAAAACCGATACAATGAGGCTTATCTTAAAACTAAGTCTACCGAGCTTGGTCATATGATGTCAGAACATTACTTCGCCGTTGATGGTGATTCATAG
- a CDS encoding YibL family ribosome-associated protein codes for MNLKEELHGLSDKLEQFRRKLAAAEKRADKGIMLQFRQEINAVTKRIASVKAQQTRELSKQGGSVMGLKFNRALTKEEQADMGKFKKTVKGLVVVHPMTALGREMGIKVVTGFAAKEF; via the coding sequence ATGAATTTAAAAGAAGAACTTCATGGACTCAGCGATAAACTAGAACAGTTTCGTCGTAAATTAGCTGCAGCAGAAAAGCGCGCTGATAAAGGTATCATGTTGCAGTTTAGACAAGAGATAAACGCAGTGACTAAGCGTATTGCGAGTGTTAAAGCACAGCAGACTCGAGAACTGAGTAAACAGGGTGGTTCGGTCATGGGCTTGAAGTTCAACCGCGCGCTAACGAAAGAAGAACAAGCCGATATGGGTAAGTTCAAGAAAACAGTTAAGGGTCTTGTTGTGGTTCATCCCATGACGGCACTTGGCCGTGAAATGGGTATTAAGGTTGTGACTGGCTTTGCAGCAAAAGAGTTTTAA
- the nrdG gene encoding anaerobic ribonucleoside-triphosphate reductase-activating protein, with protein sequence MNYHQYFPVDVINGPGTRATLFVSGCEHQCRGCYNQSTWNPSHGHEFDQQMQDQVLRDLKDTRIKRRGLSLSGGDPLFPDNLASILALVKRVKAECPEKDIWLWSGYRLDELSEAQKAIIAYVDVLVDGKFEQVLADPSLQFRGSSNQIIHCLSGG encoded by the coding sequence ATGAATTATCACCAATATTTTCCGGTCGATGTGATTAATGGACCCGGTACCCGTGCTACCTTGTTTGTCTCTGGTTGTGAACATCAGTGTCGCGGTTGTTATAACCAGTCGACTTGGAATCCTAGTCACGGGCATGAGTTTGATCAGCAGATGCAAGATCAAGTGTTGCGGGATTTAAAAGACACCCGCATTAAGCGCAGAGGATTATCCTTATCTGGTGGCGATCCACTTTTTCCTGACAATCTAGCATCAATACTCGCTTTAGTTAAACGAGTTAAAGCCGAGTGTCCAGAGAAAGATATCTGGCTTTGGTCTGGCTATCGACTCGATGAGTTAAGTGAAGCGCAAAAAGCGATTATCGCTTATGTTGATGTGCTGGTGGATGGAAAATTTGAGCAGGTGTTGGCGGACCCCAGTTTGCAATTCAGAGGAAGCAGTAATCAAATTATTCACTGCCTGAGTGGTGGGTGA
- the nrdD gene encoding anaerobic ribonucleoside-triphosphate reductase yields MPVVIKRDGYRTPFDETRIRDAVAAAAISAGIEDNSYANQVANRVAESVADKQEIDIHDLQDVVENQLMEGPYKSLARVYIEYRHDRDLHRETSSRLNREIRGLVDQSNAALLNENANKDAKVIPTQRDLLAGIVAKHYATRHILPKDVVAAHESGEIHYHDLDYAPFFPMFNCMLIDLAGMLTQGFKMGNAEIDTPKSISTATAVTAQIIAQVASHIYGGTTINRIDEVLAPFVKKSYDKHYQVALKWEVKDAKAFATAQTEKECHDAFQSLEYEVNTLHTANGQTPFVTFGFGLGISWESRLIQSSMMQVRIAGLGKNRKTAVFPKLVFAIRDGVNHKVGDCNYDIKKLALKCATMRMYPDILNYEQVEKVTGSFKTPMGCRSFLGTYEENGELIHEGRNNLGVVSLNLPRVALESKGDEAEFYRILDQRLVIARKALDTRIERLEGVKARVAPILYMEGACGVRLNADDEISSIFKNGRASISLGYIGLHETINALFGLDKHLYDCEVLREKAIEIIKYMKAATEKWTEETGYAFSLYSTPSENLCSRFCKLDTQVFGVVEGVTEKGYYTNSFHLDVEKAVNPYDKLDFEQPYPELTSGGFICYGEYPNMQHNIEALEDVWDYSFSRVPYYGTNTPIDECYDCGFTGEFSCTSKGFTCPKCGNHEPSRVSVTRRVCGYLGSPDARPFNFGKQEEVKRRVKHL; encoded by the coding sequence ATGCCAGTGGTTATTAAGCGAGATGGTTACCGCACGCCTTTTGACGAAACAAGGATTAGAGATGCAGTTGCAGCAGCGGCAATCTCGGCAGGTATTGAAGATAATAGTTATGCAAATCAAGTGGCAAATAGAGTCGCTGAATCTGTGGCTGATAAGCAAGAGATTGATATTCACGACCTACAAGATGTGGTTGAAAATCAACTTATGGAAGGGCCATATAAGTCCTTAGCACGCGTGTATATTGAATATCGTCATGACAGAGATCTACACCGCGAAACTAGCAGCCGTTTAAACCGTGAGATCCGTGGTTTAGTCGATCAGAGCAATGCCGCGCTTCTCAATGAAAATGCCAATAAAGATGCAAAAGTGATCCCGACTCAAAGGGATCTACTTGCTGGTATTGTGGCTAAACATTATGCGACCAGACATATATTGCCAAAAGATGTGGTCGCGGCCCATGAATCGGGTGAGATCCATTATCACGATCTCGATTATGCACCATTTTTCCCTATGTTTAACTGTATGTTGATAGATCTTGCAGGCATGTTGACCCAAGGTTTCAAAATGGGTAATGCCGAGATAGATACTCCTAAGTCAATTTCGACAGCGACAGCCGTAACAGCACAAATTATTGCGCAGGTTGCCAGTCATATTTATGGTGGCACTACCATCAATCGCATCGATGAAGTGCTCGCGCCTTTTGTGAAGAAGAGTTATGACAAGCATTATCAAGTCGCCCTGAAATGGGAGGTAAAAGATGCAAAAGCGTTCGCGACTGCGCAAACGGAGAAGGAGTGTCATGATGCTTTCCAGTCTCTTGAGTATGAGGTTAACACTTTACACACTGCCAATGGTCAAACCCCTTTTGTGACCTTTGGTTTTGGTTTAGGCATCTCTTGGGAGTCTCGACTAATCCAATCTTCTATGATGCAGGTGCGGATAGCAGGATTGGGTAAGAATCGTAAAACGGCTGTCTTTCCTAAACTGGTTTTTGCTATTCGTGATGGTGTTAATCACAAAGTGGGTGATTGCAACTACGACATTAAGAAGTTAGCACTTAAGTGCGCCACAATGCGTATGTACCCAGACATTCTTAACTACGAACAGGTCGAGAAAGTAACAGGTTCATTCAAAACGCCTATGGGTTGTCGAAGCTTTCTTGGCACCTATGAAGAGAATGGTGAGTTAATTCATGAAGGTCGAAATAACTTAGGGGTTGTGAGCCTTAACTTGCCGCGTGTTGCCTTAGAATCAAAAGGTGATGAAGCCGAGTTCTATCGGATTCTAGATCAGCGTTTAGTAATTGCCCGTAAAGCACTTGATACTCGTATTGAACGTCTTGAAGGCGTGAAAGCCAGAGTGGCTCCAATCCTGTATATGGAAGGGGCTTGTGGTGTGCGATTAAATGCCGATGATGAGATCTCAAGTATCTTTAAAAATGGCCGAGCCTCTATCTCTCTTGGTTATATTGGTTTGCATGAAACCATTAACGCGCTGTTTGGTTTAGATAAGCATCTGTATGATTGCGAAGTGCTGCGAGAGAAGGCTATCGAGATTATCAAGTATATGAAGGCTGCCACAGAGAAGTGGACTGAAGAGACGGGTTACGCCTTTAGCCTCTACAGTACACCGAGTGAGAACCTTTGTAGTCGCTTCTGTAAACTAGATACTCAGGTGTTTGGCGTGGTAGAAGGTGTGACTGAAAAGGGTTATTACACAAATAGCTTTCACCTTGATGTTGAGAAAGCCGTTAATCCTTATGACAAATTAGATTTTGAGCAACCTTATCCTGAATTAACCAGTGGTGGATTTATCTGTTACGGGGAATACCCCAATATGCAGCATAATATCGAAGCCTTAGAAGATGTATGGGATTACAGTTTTAGTCGCGTTCCCTATTATGGCACTAACACACCCATTGATGAGTGTTACGATTGTGGCTTTACAGGTGAGTTTTCCTGTACCAGTAAGGGATTTACCTGCCCTAAGTGTGGTAATCACGAGCCGAGCCGAGTGTCTGTAACACGCCGTGTGTGTGGTTATTTAGGCAGCCCAGATGCGCGTCCATTTAATTTCGGTAAGCAAGAAGAAGTTAAGCGCAGAGTGAAGCACCTATAA
- a CDS encoding response regulator: MKKILVVDDQLAMRNMFKKILVYDGVEVTLAENGALAYRAAQLVDYDMVITDFYMPKFNGIELIQKLRELRSYIGIPILIVSTVKLFSA; encoded by the coding sequence ATGAAGAAAATTTTAGTGGTCGATGATCAACTTGCTATGCGAAATATGTTTAAGAAAATTCTAGTCTATGATGGTGTTGAGGTTACCCTTGCTGAAAATGGTGCTCTAGCTTACCGAGCGGCTCAATTGGTGGATTATGATATGGTTATTACTGATTTTTATATGCCGAAATTTAATGGTATTGAGCTGATCCAAAAGTTAAGAGAGTTAAGATCTTATATCGGCATACCTATCTTAATAGTATCGACAGTCAAACTGTTCAGCGCTTAA
- the rssA gene encoding patatin-like phospholipase RssA: MATIGIALGSGAAKGWAHIGVLNGLAEMGIKPDKVSGCSIGALVGAAYANDQLDELETWVRSFSSWDVLGLMDLSWRKGGLIGGEKVFDVIQSRIGDLQIEQLQRPLIAVATDLYSGQEIWFKEGDLRHAIRASCSMPGILPPVKLGDRWLVDGAVVNPVPVSVSRAMDVDVVIAVDLNGQRRGRMQVLPIDMACNKPSVEERVQAQAHEETGFMDLLARGRDYVTNLTDKFSMGSRSNPGMLAVMSQSMDILEQRYKRARLMGDPPDICLIPDVGDIGTMEFHRAEEAIAAGELAVKLARHQIEVRLEGY, translated from the coding sequence ATGGCAACGATTGGAATTGCGTTAGGCAGTGGTGCTGCTAAAGGCTGGGCACATATTGGGGTGCTCAATGGGTTGGCGGAGATGGGGATTAAACCTGATAAAGTCTCAGGTTGTTCAATTGGTGCGCTTGTTGGTGCGGCTTATGCGAACGATCAACTAGATGAACTTGAAACTTGGGTGCGTAGCTTTTCCAGTTGGGACGTATTGGGCTTGATGGATTTGAGTTGGCGCAAAGGTGGGCTGATTGGCGGTGAGAAAGTGTTCGATGTGATCCAAAGTCGGATCGGCGATCTACAGATAGAGCAGCTTCAGCGTCCCTTAATTGCAGTGGCTACGGATCTCTATTCTGGACAGGAGATCTGGTTTAAAGAGGGGGATCTACGCCATGCGATTCGCGCTTCTTGCTCTATGCCTGGTATTTTACCGCCGGTGAAACTAGGTGATCGTTGGCTTGTCGATGGTGCAGTGGTGAATCCTGTGCCAGTGTCTGTTAGTCGGGCCATGGATGTCGATGTGGTGATAGCGGTGGATCTTAATGGCCAAAGGCGAGGTCGCATGCAGGTTCTACCTATCGATATGGCCTGTAATAAGCCTTCGGTTGAAGAGCGAGTACAAGCCCAAGCTCATGAAGAAACAGGGTTTATGGATTTGCTCGCCCGAGGTAGAGATTATGTCACTAACTTGACTGATAAATTTTCAATGGGCAGTCGCTCAAACCCTGGCATGTTAGCTGTAATGTCACAGTCTATGGACATACTCGAGCAACGCTATAAGCGAGCGAGGTTAATGGGTGATCCACCTGATATCTGTCTCATTCCAGACGTTGGAGATATCGGTACCATGGAATTTCATCGCGCTGAAGAGGCGATTGCCGCAGGTGAGTTAGCGGTCAAACTTGCCAGACATCAAATTGAGGTGAGATTGGAGGGTTACTGA
- a CDS encoding DEAD/DEAH box helicase, with protein MQFTEFSLDTRLLQTLDHMGITTPTEIQEKAIPVGLAGKDLMASSKTGSGKTLAFLLPAMQRVISSRALSKRDPRVLILLPTRELANQVYSQLRLLVANTQYKAMKILGGENFNDQAKLLSREPHFIVATPGRLADHLAQHHIHLNGLELLILDEADRMLDLGFAQQLKAINAAADHKRRQTLMFSATLDHGEINEIAAELLKDPKHVAVGAGNIENQDITQKIYLCDHLDHKEALLLSILKSGNQKQVIIFTATRQDTDRLAKKLAEDGFNTASLSGDLNQNARNQIMDQFSRGMQDILVTTDVASRGLDLLNVSLVINFDMPKLPEEYVHRIGRTARAGAKGDAVSLVGPKDWVNFKQVQQFLNRGFELSTIEGLKGKFSGLKDRPKAGKNVSSNAKRTKVTPKKNAKPKPKVAKDKRFITGIDIGDAPMLRKPKSKLQDTPED; from the coding sequence TTGCAATTTACCGAATTTTCCCTGGACACTCGTCTATTACAGACTCTCGATCATATGGGTATCACGACACCTACTGAGATTCAGGAGAAGGCGATTCCCGTTGGTCTTGCAGGAAAAGACCTGATGGCGTCATCAAAAACAGGCTCGGGTAAAACCTTAGCGTTTTTGTTACCGGCAATGCAGAGAGTCATTTCAAGCAGAGCCTTGAGCAAGCGTGACCCAAGAGTACTTATTTTACTGCCGACTCGAGAGCTTGCTAATCAGGTTTACAGCCAGTTGCGTCTGTTAGTCGCCAATACTCAATACAAAGCCATGAAAATTCTCGGTGGTGAGAATTTTAACGATCAAGCTAAATTATTATCTCGTGAGCCTCACTTTATCGTTGCCACGCCAGGCCGACTTGCAGACCACTTAGCACAGCATCATATACACCTGAATGGCCTAGAGTTGCTTATTCTAGATGAAGCTGACCGTATGCTCGACTTAGGTTTCGCCCAACAGCTTAAAGCCATCAATGCCGCAGCCGATCATAAGCGTCGTCAAACCTTGATGTTTTCAGCAACCTTAGATCATGGTGAGATTAACGAGATTGCCGCAGAGTTATTGAAAGACCCTAAGCATGTGGCTGTGGGGGCTGGCAATATTGAAAACCAAGATATTACTCAGAAAATCTACCTGTGTGATCACCTTGACCATAAAGAAGCTTTATTACTCAGCATTCTTAAAAGTGGTAATCAAAAGCAAGTCATTATCTTTACCGCAACTCGCCAAGATACCGACCGTTTAGCCAAGAAGCTCGCCGAAGATGGCTTTAACACAGCCTCGCTCAGTGGCGATCTTAACCAAAACGCCCGTAATCAAATCATGGATCAATTTAGCCGTGGCATGCAGGATATTTTGGTGACAACCGATGTCGCATCCCGTGGTCTCGATCTATTGAATGTCTCTTTGGTTATTAACTTCGATATGCCTAAGCTACCCGAAGAGTATGTACACCGAATCGGTCGTACTGCGCGTGCAGGCGCTAAAGGAGACGCGGTATCTTTAGTTGGACCTAAAGATTGGGTTAACTTTAAACAGGTGCAACAGTTTTTGAATAGAGGCTTCGAATTGAGCACTATCGAAGGTCTTAAAGGCAAGTTCTCAGGCCTAAAAGATAGGCCTAAGGCTGGCAAGAATGTATCAAGTAATGCCAAGCGTACTAAAGTAACGCCTAAGAAAAATGCTAAGCCGAAGCCTAAAGTGGCTAAAGATAAGCGCTTTATCACGGGCATCGATATTGGTGATGCGCCTATGTTAAGAAAGCCTAAATCTAAGCTGCAAGATACACCTGAAGATTAA
- a CDS encoding YHS domain-containing (seleno)protein, with product MNNIRYGYLVAVLVLFLSACTSLDKHPVYVEKGVAINGYDPVAYFAENAPVKGSELFKVEHEQVIWLFSSAENLAQFEYQPERYLPQYGGYCAYAMSHGFVVDTVPEAFTVLNDKLYLNYSLGVRETWLEDTKSYVDRADKQWDKKLTK from the coding sequence ATGAACAATATTCGATATGGCTACTTAGTCGCGGTGCTAGTGCTTTTCTTATCAGCTTGCACCAGTTTAGATAAACATCCAGTTTATGTCGAAAAGGGAGTGGCAATTAATGGCTATGATCCTGTTGCTTATTTTGCAGAAAATGCCCCTGTGAAGGGAAGTGAGCTATTTAAGGTCGAGCATGAACAGGTGATTTGGCTATTTAGCTCTGCTGAGAATCTAGCTCAGTTTGAATATCAGCCAGAGCGGTATCTGCCGCAATATGGCGGTTACTGTGCCTATGCCATGTCTCACGGTTTTGTGGTCGACACGGTACCGGAAGCCTTTACTGTTCTTAATGATAAGTTATACCTGAATTACAGCTTAGGGGTCAGAGAAACTTGGCTTGAAGACACCAAAAGTTATGTCGATCGCGCCGATAAGCAGTGGGACAAGAAGTTAACAAAATAA
- a CDS encoding DUF3010 family protein translates to MRVCGVELKGGEAVVCLLSYEGETFNVPDCRQQSFVISHSEATESIRDFHFAFSKLMQDYHVDKIVIIAREQKGKLAGSATSFKAEAAIQLLDLPVILMSPVTVKERLKRNPPLVDFDGLELKRFQKPAFDVAYAYHNQHIFNVWDNV, encoded by the coding sequence ATGAGAGTTTGTGGCGTTGAATTAAAAGGTGGCGAAGCCGTTGTCTGCTTATTGAGCTATGAAGGTGAGACTTTTAACGTGCCTGATTGTCGCCAACAATCATTTGTAATTTCACACTCAGAAGCGACAGAATCGATCCGTGATTTTCACTTTGCATTCAGTAAATTGATGCAAGATTACCATGTCGATAAAATCGTGATTATTGCCCGTGAGCAAAAAGGTAAACTAGCCGGTAGTGCGACCAGCTTTAAAGCTGAAGCCGCCATCCAGTTACTCGATTTGCCAGTGATATTAATGTCACCTGTCACAGTGAAAGAGCGCCTAAAGCGTAATCCACCTCTTGTCGACTTTGATGGGTTAGAGCTTAAACGCTTTCAAAAGCCTGCATTTGACGTAGCTTATGCTTATCACAATCAGCATATCTTCAATGTTTGGGACAATGTGTAA
- a CDS encoding M48 metallopeptidase family protein, with the protein MNPLKYLNGYRQEIQDQVSNLLNDDKLKTVLLKRYPKAHEIRTDKALYDYTMAIKNQYLRKSQPLSKVLFDDKISLSHQALGLHSYVSRVQGSKTKAKNEIRISSRLKRVPEPFLRMLVVHELAHLKEKDHNKAFYQLCCHMEGDYHQLEFDLRLLLTQIDHHSNPYA; encoded by the coding sequence ATGAATCCACTCAAATACCTCAATGGCTATCGGCAAGAGATACAAGATCAAGTTTCCAACCTACTTAACGATGATAAACTGAAAACGGTCTTACTCAAACGCTACCCTAAAGCCCATGAAATTCGTACCGATAAAGCACTGTATGACTATACGATGGCAATTAAAAACCAGTATTTGCGTAAGTCTCAGCCACTATCGAAAGTTCTCTTTGATGATAAAATTAGCTTAAGCCACCAAGCACTAGGCTTGCACTCTTATGTGTCTCGAGTGCAAGGAAGTAAGACTAAGGCTAAAAATGAGATCCGTATATCGTCACGATTAAAGCGCGTGCCGGAGCCATTTCTGCGTATGTTGGTCGTCCATGAATTGGCCCATCTGAAAGAGAAAGATCATAACAAAGCCTTCTATCAACTTTGCTGTCATATGGAAGGGGATTACCACCAGCTCGAATTTGATCTGCGCTTGTTACTAACCCAAATCGATCACCACTCGAACCCATACGCTTAG
- a CDS encoding peptidoglycan DD-metalloendopeptidase family protein: MHIRKTSFFKMPQLNVQVLSFSQKSNVHKKLILGAGLLLGAAILWPSQQEFLPQRIPIDLDIDTLVAQLTPSPPFEALSSKPDYVKSIASGDTLSGLFVEAGVDQNTMHHVLEADLDVLALDTLKPGNKISFWLDDKGELQKLELYFSAARQVVFSRFDDGDYKVEEINIDGIWQSRTVSGDIQGSFYVSAKRAGLNAAEIQRVESLLKEKLNFSRDLRADDTFSVLMNDQFIDGNETGASEILGVTIHRGRSDINAYQNRDGNFYDDQGRSLSRAFQRIPLQANYRISSSFNRNRHHPVTGRVTHHNGTDFATPIGTKIVAPGDGIVSMVTKHPYAGTYVVIEHGNKYRTRYLHLSKALVHKGQRVSRGQVIALSGNTGRVTGPHLHYEFHVNGRPVNAMKANIPMASQLSNKEMSEFQQLVRIRQMMMGMS, translated from the coding sequence TTGCATATTCGTAAAACATCATTTTTTAAGATGCCGCAGTTAAATGTTCAGGTGTTGTCATTTTCGCAGAAGTCGAATGTTCACAAGAAACTTATTTTGGGTGCTGGACTGCTGTTAGGCGCGGCGATTTTATGGCCCAGTCAACAGGAATTTTTACCTCAACGTATTCCCATCGATCTCGATATTGACACCTTAGTGGCACAGTTGACACCCTCACCCCCTTTTGAAGCGTTAAGCAGTAAGCCCGATTATGTCAAGAGTATTGCTTCTGGCGATACCTTAAGTGGTTTGTTTGTTGAGGCGGGTGTAGATCAAAATACCATGCATCATGTGCTTGAGGCTGATCTTGATGTTCTAGCATTGGACACGCTAAAACCAGGCAATAAGATCAGTTTCTGGCTGGATGATAAAGGCGAGTTGCAAAAACTTGAGCTTTATTTTTCGGCTGCACGACAAGTGGTGTTTAGTCGTTTTGATGATGGTGATTATAAGGTTGAAGAGATCAATATCGATGGGATCTGGCAAAGTCGCACCGTTTCTGGCGATATTCAAGGTTCTTTCTATGTGTCAGCGAAAAGAGCAGGCTTGAATGCTGCTGAAATTCAGCGTGTCGAGTCCTTGCTAAAAGAGAAGTTAAATTTTTCCAGAGACCTTAGAGCTGACGATACTTTCTCTGTTTTGATGAACGATCAGTTTATTGACGGTAATGAAACTGGGGCAAGTGAAATATTAGGGGTTACCATCCACCGTGGTCGCAGCGATATTAATGCTTATCAAAACCGTGACGGAAATTTTTATGATGATCAAGGTCGTAGCTTATCCCGCGCTTTTCAGCGTATACCGTTGCAGGCCAATTATCGTATCAGCTCCAGCTTTAATCGTAATCGACATCATCCCGTCACTGGGCGTGTCACGCACCATAACGGCACCGATTTCGCTACGCCAATAGGCACCAAGATTGTCGCTCCAGGTGATGGTATAGTCTCAATGGTGACTAAACATCCTTATGCTGGAACCTATGTAGTGATTGAGCATGGAAATAAATACCGTACTCGTTACCTTCATCTTTCTAAGGCATTGGTGCATAAAGGTCAGCGGGTTTCCCGTGGTCAAGTTATTGCGCTATCTGGCAATACTGGACGGGTAACGGGTCCCCATCTTCACTATGAGTTCCATGTAAATGGTCGTCCGGTGAATGCGATGAAAGCCAATATTCCCATGGCAAGCCAGTTATCGAATAAAGAGATGAGCGAGTTTCAGCAGCTGGTTAGAATACGCCAAATGATGATGGGCATGAGCTAA